In Citrobacter sp. RHB25-C09, the following proteins share a genomic window:
- a CDS encoding PLP-dependent aminotransferase family protein, giving the protein MARYQHLANLLAERIEQGLYRHGEKLPSVRSLSQEHGVSISTVQQAYQTLETLQLITPQPRSGYFVAPRKAQPPTPPMSRPVQRPVEITQWDQVLDMLAGHHDKSIIPFSSGVPDVSQPSLKPLWRELSRVSQHNQGTVLGYDELPGCRELRQQIARLMLDDGSVVNADDIVITNGSQSGMSLALLAVCQVGDIVAVESPAYYGTMQLLRGLGIRVIEIPTDSEQGISIEALEMALEQWPIKGVILVPNCNNPLGFIMPDARKKAVLALAQRHDIVIFEDDVYGELASDYPRPRTIHSWDIDGRVILCSSFTKSVAPGLRVGWVAPGRYHDKLLHMKYAVIGTNVPATQLAAAAFVREGHYHRHVRRMRQIYQRNIDIYTCWVREYFPCGICITRPKGGFLLWVELPEQVDMVCVAKQLCRLKIQVAPGSLFSASGKYRNCVRINCALSPDEKHQQVMQQLGEAIKVAME; this is encoded by the coding sequence ATGGCGCGTTATCAGCATCTGGCCAATTTACTGGCTGAACGTATTGAGCAAGGTCTGTATCGTCACGGGGAGAAATTGCCGTCGGTGCGAAGCCTGAGTCAGGAGCACGGGGTCAGTATCAGTACCGTGCAACAGGCGTACCAGACGCTCGAAACGCTGCAGCTCATTACCCCACAGCCGCGTTCGGGCTATTTTGTCGCGCCTCGCAAGGCGCAACCGCCAACGCCTCCTATGTCACGACCAGTACAGCGTCCCGTTGAAATCACCCAGTGGGATCAGGTGCTGGATATGCTGGCAGGTCATCACGACAAATCCATCATTCCGTTTAGCAGCGGCGTCCCCGATGTCAGCCAGCCCAGCTTAAAACCTCTGTGGCGAGAATTAAGCCGGGTGTCGCAGCATAATCAGGGGACAGTACTGGGCTATGACGAACTGCCTGGCTGTCGCGAATTACGTCAACAGATTGCGCGACTGATGCTTGACGATGGTTCGGTCGTTAACGCCGATGATATCGTGATCACCAACGGCAGCCAGAGCGGAATGTCGCTGGCGCTGCTGGCCGTTTGTCAGGTGGGGGATATTGTCGCCGTCGAATCTCCGGCCTATTACGGCACCATGCAATTGCTACGCGGCTTAGGGATAAGAGTGATTGAAATCCCCACTGATTCAGAGCAGGGGATCAGCATAGAAGCACTGGAAATGGCGCTGGAGCAGTGGCCGATCAAAGGCGTGATTCTGGTCCCCAACTGCAATAACCCGCTTGGATTTATCATGCCGGACGCGCGGAAAAAAGCGGTTCTGGCCCTCGCCCAGCGCCATGATATCGTCATTTTTGAAGATGACGTCTACGGCGAACTGGCCTCGGACTATCCTCGCCCACGAACCATCCACTCCTGGGATATTGACGGTCGGGTGATCCTGTGCAGTTCCTTTACCAAATCTGTGGCACCCGGTCTGCGAGTCGGTTGGGTCGCACCGGGTCGCTATCATGACAAGCTGCTGCACATGAAATATGCGGTTATCGGTACCAATGTCCCCGCCACTCAACTGGCCGCAGCGGCGTTTGTCCGGGAAGGGCATTATCACCGCCATGTTCGCCGGATGCGCCAGATCTATCAGCGTAATATTGATATCTATACCTGCTGGGTACGGGAATATTTCCCCTGTGGCATCTGCATTACCCGCCCAAAAGGTGGCTTTCTGCTGTGGGTTGAATTACCCGAGCAGGTTGATATGGTCTGCGTTGCCAAACAGCTTTGCCGCCTGAAAATTCAGGTCGCGCCAGGTTCACTTTTTTCCGCCTCCGGAAAATACCGTAACTGCGTGCGCATTAACTGTGCGTTGTCGCCAGACGAGAAACATCAGCAGGTGATGCAACAGCTTGGCGAGGCGATAAAGGTGGCGATGGAGTAG
- a CDS encoding AraC family transcriptional regulator yields the protein MTHTRNIPQSFWRDERLPWLELRSTWRSRQPYKRHCHPQLSVGAILEGETCCIYDGKAYRLQVGDLIVIPPEVPHSCNPVDGHCRSYHMLYLDADWCLTQLTEADAGMRLSAPDPVIRNPLLFQHYLEIVTLMEQQQTTQLADAVGTLLRVLPLQSAEPDDPRATSRYLRERLVSNLLSPPSLDALAQEFGIRKETLIRTFKQDTGLTPGCYLNIARLDYARERLRAGEEIADVGYQSGFADQSHFHRTFVTYTAATPRQYASGRSISDNK from the coding sequence GTGACCCACACCCGAAATATTCCGCAGTCGTTCTGGCGCGACGAACGGTTGCCGTGGCTGGAGCTGCGCAGTACCTGGCGGAGCCGTCAGCCCTATAAGCGCCATTGCCATCCGCAGCTCTCCGTTGGCGCAATTCTGGAAGGTGAAACCTGCTGTATTTATGATGGCAAAGCGTACCGTTTGCAGGTGGGCGATCTGATCGTGATCCCACCAGAGGTCCCGCACAGCTGTAATCCGGTTGACGGGCACTGTCGCAGCTATCATATGCTCTATCTGGACGCTGACTGGTGTCTTACTCAACTAACCGAGGCTGATGCCGGTATGCGGCTTTCTGCGCCTGATCCCGTTATCCGCAATCCCCTGCTTTTTCAGCATTACCTCGAGATTGTGACGTTGATGGAGCAACAACAAACAACGCAACTCGCCGATGCCGTCGGTACGCTGCTGCGCGTGTTGCCGTTACAGTCTGCTGAACCGGATGACCCGCGCGCCACCAGCCGGTATCTGCGGGAACGTCTGGTAAGTAATCTCCTTTCTCCCCCCTCGCTGGATGCGCTCGCACAGGAATTTGGCATTCGGAAGGAAACGCTGATCCGCACCTTTAAGCAGGACACCGGGCTGACGCCGGGATGCTATCTGAACATCGCCCGTCTCGACTACGCGAGAGAGCGTCTGCGTGCCGGAGAGGAGATCGCCGACGTTGGTTATCAGAGCGGTTTTGCCGATCAAAGCCATTTTCACCGCACCTTTGTCACCTATACCGCCGCCACGCCGCGCCAGTACGCCTCAGGGAGATCAATATCAGACAATAAATAG
- a CDS encoding Rpn family recombination-promoting nuclease/putative transposase has translation MSKPTTSTPHDAVFKTFLRHPETARDFLDIHLPGALRKLCDLQTLKLESTSFIEENLRAYYSDVLWSVKTTDGDGYIYVVIEHQSTPDAHMAFRLMRYAIAAMQQHLDAGHKRLPLVVPMLFYHGAESPYPFTLNWLDEFADPELAREIYSAAFPLVDITVIPDDEIMQHRRMALLELIQKHIRRRDLLGLVEQLASLVVTGCANDRQLKALFNYLQRQHGHTPRFTVFLEELAEQIPQHKERLMTVAERFRNAILRKGIRQGLEQGKQEGRQEGRLEGLAEGQRAAARRIAETMLAEGIDRQTVQRLTGLSTDDMQNVVH, from the coding sequence ATGAGCAAACCGACCACATCCACACCGCATGACGCCGTGTTTAAAACCTTCCTGCGTCATCCGGAAACAGCCCGAGATTTTCTGGATATTCATCTACCGGGTGCGCTGCGAAAACTGTGCGATTTGCAGACGCTGAAGCTCGAGTCGACCAGTTTTATTGAGGAGAACCTGCGTGCCTATTATTCAGATGTACTGTGGTCAGTAAAAACCACCGACGGCGATGGTTACATCTATGTGGTTATCGAACACCAAAGTACGCCCGATGCGCATATGGCATTCAGACTGATGCGCTATGCCATTGCAGCAATGCAGCAGCATTTAGATGCCGGGCATAAGCGGTTGCCGTTGGTGGTTCCTATGCTGTTTTATCACGGCGCAGAGAGTCCCTATCCTTTTACTCTGAACTGGCTGGATGAATTTGCCGACCCTGAACTTGCGCGTGAGATCTACAGCGCCGCTTTCCCGTTGGTGGATATCACGGTGATTCCGGATGATGAAATTATGCAGCATAGGCGGATGGCACTGCTTGAACTGATCCAAAAGCATATTCGTCGGCGGGATTTGCTGGGGCTGGTTGAACAACTGGCATCGCTAGTCGTTACCGGTTGCGCTAATGACAGACAGCTGAAAGCGCTGTTTAATTATTTGCAGCGACAGCATGGGCATACGCCGCGATTTACCGTATTTCTGGAAGAACTGGCGGAGCAGATACCACAACATAAGGAGCGATTGATGACGGTTGCAGAAAGATTTCGCAATGCGATTCTCAGAAAAGGAATCCGCCAGGGCCTGGAACAAGGAAAACAGGAAGGCAGACAGGAAGGCAGACTGGAAGGGTTGGCTGAAGGCCAACGCGCCGCTGCGCGGCGCATTGCCGAAACGATGCTCGCGGAGGGGATTGATCGTCAAACGGTACAGCGTCTGACCGGACTCTCCACAGACGACATGCAGAACGTTGTGCATTGA
- a CDS encoding LysE family translocator: protein MEHLSVLFPSAFPALALAHFVALLSPGPDFFLLVGYAVRYRLRGSAGLCVGIAAGNGLYILLAIAGWGILRHAPLLFTLIELAGALYLLWIGSLLLRSRPPSLTDKEKPLSCPGVGKQVMLGLGSSLLNPKNALFYLALMTSLLGPTVTFLQQAISGIWMTSVVLVWDLVVVLCIGLPWIQSRLSRGIVWIERVAGGVLIAFACGVVLRFLF from the coding sequence ATGGAACATCTGTCTGTACTCTTCCCTTCTGCCTTTCCCGCGCTGGCGCTGGCGCATTTTGTGGCGCTGCTCAGTCCGGGGCCTGATTTCTTCTTGCTGGTTGGCTATGCCGTGCGTTATCGCCTGCGCGGCAGCGCCGGTTTATGTGTTGGTATCGCCGCCGGTAACGGGCTGTATATCCTGTTGGCCATTGCTGGCTGGGGCATCCTTCGGCACGCGCCTCTGCTGTTTACCCTTATCGAACTGGCTGGTGCGCTTTATTTGTTATGGATCGGCAGTCTGCTGCTGCGCAGTCGTCCGCCATCGCTGACGGACAAAGAGAAACCGTTGAGCTGTCCCGGAGTGGGAAAACAGGTCATGCTGGGGCTGGGTTCATCGCTGCTCAATCCCAAAAATGCGCTGTTCTATCTGGCGCTGATGACTTCGCTACTTGGCCCGACGGTGACGTTTTTACAGCAGGCGATAAGTGGGATCTGGATGACAAGCGTCGTGCTGGTCTGGGACTTAGTGGTTGTCTTGTGTATCGGCTTACCCTGGATTCAAAGCCGCTTAAGTCGTGGGATCGTGTGGATCGAACGTGTCGCGGGGGGCGTATTAATCGCCTTTGCCTGCGGGGTCGTACTGCGTTTTCTTTTCTGA
- a CDS encoding LysR family transcriptional regulator, whose translation MSTPISLKHLEFFVRIVDCGGLSEAATQLNVSPSAVSKSLAAMEDTLGTTLIKRTTRSITLTDAGQYFFNRANKLLKEFDETLNTTSGYYHNPQGELRITCSIAFGYSRLVNLVDKYRTQYPDVNLYIDLNDNFVNLNDTDFDIALRISTAPPQNYAMRKLVPVRWAWCASPGYLARKGLPLRRADLVNHDCLVYPGLTPVLKVADEQDRLHQLKLHMPIQANSSLVLLKSVLEDQGVAYLPTYLIGDHIQKEEITPLMLDGTITCETHTLYALYFPSKYSNPKVRSFIDFLVAELGTLPAWDNWIPD comes from the coding sequence ATGAGCACACCCATTTCTCTCAAGCATTTAGAGTTTTTTGTCCGCATAGTGGATTGCGGAGGATTATCTGAAGCTGCCACGCAGCTTAATGTCTCGCCGTCAGCGGTGAGTAAAAGCCTGGCGGCAATGGAAGATACGTTAGGTACGACATTAATTAAACGGACCACCCGCAGTATTACCCTGACCGACGCCGGGCAATATTTCTTTAACCGTGCGAATAAGTTACTGAAAGAATTTGATGAAACGTTAAATACCACCTCAGGTTATTATCACAACCCGCAGGGGGAATTACGGATCACCTGCTCCATTGCCTTTGGCTATTCCCGACTGGTCAACCTTGTGGATAAATATCGCACCCAGTATCCGGATGTGAATCTGTATATCGATCTCAACGATAACTTCGTTAATCTTAACGATACGGATTTTGACATCGCGCTGCGTATCTCTACTGCGCCGCCGCAAAACTACGCGATGCGTAAACTGGTGCCGGTCCGCTGGGCGTGGTGCGCTTCCCCGGGCTACCTCGCCAGAAAAGGGTTGCCGCTGCGCCGCGCCGATCTGGTCAATCATGACTGTCTGGTTTATCCCGGCCTGACGCCGGTTTTGAAGGTGGCCGACGAACAGGATCGTCTGCATCAACTGAAACTGCATATGCCGATCCAGGCCAACAGTAGCCTGGTGCTACTGAAGTCGGTGCTCGAGGATCAGGGGGTGGCCTATTTGCCTACCTATTTGATCGGCGATCATATTCAGAAGGAGGAGATCACGCCGCTGATGCTCGACGGCACCATCACCTGCGAAACCCACACCCTCTATGCCCTCTATTTCCCGAGCAAATACAGTAATCCCAAGGTGCGATCGTTTATTGATTTTCTGGTTGCAGAACTGGGCACGCTGCCCGCCTGGGATAACTGGATCCCCGACTAA
- a CDS encoding DUF1127 domain-containing protein, whose amino-acid sequence MEFHENRAKQPFIGFVQVWRAIQRWRLRAQTRRILQQMSDERLKDLGLRRDQVE is encoded by the coding sequence ATGGAATTTCACGAGAACAGAGCGAAACAGCCGTTCATTGGCTTTGTACAGGTCTGGCGAGCAATACAACGATGGCGGCTGCGGGCGCAAACAAGACGCATTTTGCAGCAGATGAGCGACGAGCGGTTGAAAGATCTGGGGTTAAGGCGGGATCAGGTTGAGTAA
- the metC gene encoding cystathionine beta-lyase yields the protein MKDSLKIETQLVIAGRDKRYTQGAVNPVIQRASSLVFETVKDKKFATANRANGELFYGRRGTYTHFAFQKAMSDLEGGVGCALYPCGAAAVTNAILAFVEGGDHLLMTGAAYEPTQDFCNKILSKFNVETTYYDPMIGAGIADLIRPETKVVFLESPSSITMEVQDVPGMVKAIRAVNPEIVIMIDNTWAAGVLFKALDYGVDISIQAGTKYTIGHSDGMLGTAVSNARCWDRLRENSYLMGQTLDADTAYNGSRGLRTLAVRLKQHQESSIEIARWLSARPEVARVNHPALPECPGHEYFARDFTGSSGLFSFVLKKRLSDEELANYLDNFSLFHMAYSWGGFESLILANQPEELNSIRPAADVDFSGTLVRVHIGLEDIGDLIADLEAGFARIA from the coding sequence ATGAAAGATTCACTGAAGATCGAAACCCAGTTAGTCATTGCCGGACGTGATAAGCGTTACACCCAGGGGGCGGTTAACCCCGTGATCCAACGCGCGTCTTCGCTGGTGTTCGAGACTGTAAAGGACAAAAAATTCGCCACGGCTAATCGTGCCAACGGGGAGTTGTTTTACGGTCGTCGCGGCACCTATACCCACTTCGCTTTTCAAAAGGCGATGAGCGACCTGGAGGGGGGCGTGGGCTGTGCGCTTTATCCGTGCGGCGCGGCGGCAGTCACGAATGCGATCCTCGCTTTCGTCGAGGGGGGCGATCACCTGCTGATGACCGGCGCGGCCTACGAACCGACGCAGGACTTCTGCAATAAGATCCTGAGTAAATTCAACGTTGAAACCACTTATTACGATCCGATGATTGGCGCGGGGATTGCCGACCTGATCCGCCCGGAAACGAAAGTGGTGTTCCTTGAGTCGCCGAGTTCGATCACCATGGAAGTGCAGGACGTGCCGGGCATGGTGAAGGCGATCCGCGCGGTGAATCCGGAGATCGTCATTATGATCGACAACACCTGGGCGGCTGGCGTGCTGTTTAAGGCGCTGGACTATGGCGTGGATATTTCGATTCAGGCGGGCACTAAATACACCATCGGCCATTCGGACGGTATGCTGGGGACGGCGGTGTCAAACGCCCGCTGCTGGGATCGTCTGCGTGAGAATTCGTACCTGATGGGGCAGACGCTGGACGCCGACACTGCCTATAACGGCAGCCGTGGGCTGCGCACGCTGGCAGTGCGCCTGAAGCAGCATCAGGAAAGCAGCATTGAGATTGCGCGCTGGTTATCTGCCAGACCAGAAGTGGCGCGGGTGAACCATCCGGCGTTGCCGGAGTGTCCGGGGCACGAGTATTTCGCGCGCGATTTCACGGGGAGTTCAGGTCTGTTCTCCTTCGTGCTGAAAAAGCGGTTGTCGGATGAGGAGCTGGCGAATTACCTCGATAACTTCTCGCTGTTCCATATGGCATATTCATGGGGCGGGTTTGAGTCGCTGATCCTGGCGAACCAGCCGGAGGAGTTGAACAGCATTCGCCCGGCGGCAGACGTCGATTTCAGCGGAACGCTGGTGAGGGTGCATATCGGGCTGGAAGACATTGGCGATTTGATTGCCGATCTTGAAGCGGGTTTTGCGCGCATCGCGTAA
- the yjiA gene encoding GTPase, with translation MTPIAVTLLTGFLGAGKTTLLRHILNEQHGYKIAVIENEFGEVSVDDQLIGDRATQIKTLTNGCICCTRSNELEDALLDLLDNLDKGNINFDRLVIECTGMADPGPIIQTFFSHEVICQRYLLDGVIALVDTVHADEQMNQFTIAQSQVGYADRILLTKTDVAGDSEKLRERLARINARAPVYTVTHGDIDLSLLFDTNGFMLEENVVSAKPRFHFIADKQNDISSIVVELDYPVDISEVSRVMENLLLESAEKLLRYKGMLWIDGEPNRLLFQGVQRLYSADWDRPWGDEQPHSTLVFIGINLPEEEIRAAFAGLKK, from the coding sequence ATGACCCCGATTGCAGTCACCCTACTCACCGGTTTTCTGGGCGCAGGTAAAACAACCCTGTTGCGCCACATCCTTAACGAACAGCACGGCTATAAAATTGCTGTTATCGAAAATGAATTCGGCGAAGTTTCCGTAGACGATCAGCTGATTGGCGATCGTGCTACCCAGATCAAAACGCTGACCAACGGTTGCATCTGCTGCACCCGTTCGAACGAACTTGAAGACGCCCTGTTAGACCTGCTTGATAACCTTGACAAAGGCAACATCAACTTCGACCGTCTGGTCATTGAGTGCACCGGCATGGCCGATCCCGGGCCGATCATTCAGACCTTTTTCTCCCATGAAGTGATTTGCCAGCGCTACCTGCTGGACGGCGTCATTGCGCTGGTTGATACCGTTCACGCGGATGAACAGATGAACCAGTTCACCATCGCTCAGTCGCAGGTGGGCTATGCCGACCGCATTCTGCTGACCAAAACCGACGTCGCAGGCGATAGCGAAAAACTGCGTGAGCGCCTGGCGCGCATCAACGCCCGTGCCCCGGTGTACACCGTAACGCATGGCGATATCGATCTCTCCCTGCTGTTCGACACCAACGGCTTTATGCTCGAAGAGAACGTGGTCAGCGCCAAACCACGCTTCCATTTTATCGCCGACAAGCAAAACGATATCTCGTCAATTGTGGTGGAATTAGACTACCCGGTAGACATCAGTGAAGTATCGCGAGTCATGGAAAACCTGCTGCTGGAATCTGCGGAAAAGCTGTTACGTTACAAAGGCATGCTGTGGATTGACGGCGAGCCAAACCGCCTGCTGTTTCAGGGCGTCCAACGCCTCTACAGCGCCGACTGGGACCGTCCGTGGGGCGATGAACAGCCACACAGCACCCTGGTATTTATCGGTATTAATCTGCCGGAAGAAGAGATCCGCGCCGCGTTCGCCGGGTTGAAGAAGTAA
- a CDS encoding dicarboxylate/amino acid:cation symporter yields the protein MWSRLEPYKSSIILLLALVAGGLLGIYAPAFASKLQPIGQIFLNLLFMIIVPLVGISVMSSIASMTDLKRLGRIMAIIFIVSIAMAFIPAAGIVALALWYNPAQGVTIDLSQSVQAGSGKMDFVSMITTNDFVGLFSKSNILALIVMAIIAGVAIGQSEQAGKRIASLLEDANTIIMKIVSIIMKVAPVGLGCYFAATMASQDSGLLLTFARAIGLFMVATLVYYIFGSILYSWIGGGLPAVKAFWRHAIEPSVTALGTCSSLGTLPVTLRAGKAMGINPEIVDVSVPLLVNLNKGGVAMIAALKIVFIYSVLGMEFTTETFFLTMLIAVLSAIIVGGVPGGAFLGEIFIVTTLGLPMEAIPMLVVLGTITDAPATLINVIHDLNAAQIVERFAGKKQANADISPATAVV from the coding sequence ATGTGGTCACGACTCGAACCCTACAAATCGTCAATTATCTTATTACTTGCGCTGGTTGCAGGCGGCTTATTAGGAATTTACGCGCCAGCATTTGCCAGTAAACTTCAACCCATCGGTCAGATTTTCCTGAACCTGTTGTTTATGATTATTGTTCCGCTGGTGGGAATCAGCGTGATGTCCTCTATCGCCAGTATGACCGACCTGAAACGCTTAGGACGGATTATGGCGATCATCTTTATTGTTTCTATCGCCATGGCCTTTATCCCGGCGGCCGGAATTGTTGCGCTTGCCCTGTGGTATAACCCGGCGCAAGGGGTCACGATCGATCTTTCCCAGTCCGTACAGGCGGGCAGCGGCAAGATGGATTTTGTCAGCATGATCACCACTAACGACTTTGTCGGCCTGTTTTCTAAGTCGAATATTCTGGCGCTGATCGTGATGGCGATTATTGCCGGGGTGGCTATCGGCCAGTCAGAGCAGGCGGGGAAACGCATCGCTTCGCTGCTGGAAGATGCGAACACCATTATTATGAAGATCGTGTCGATCATTATGAAGGTCGCACCGGTTGGCCTTGGCTGTTACTTTGCGGCGACGATGGCCAGTCAGGATTCCGGACTGCTCCTGACCTTCGCCCGCGCCATCGGCCTGTTTATGGTCGCCACGCTGGTGTACTACATCTTTGGCTCTATTCTTTATTCCTGGATCGGCGGCGGCTTACCGGCGGTAAAAGCCTTCTGGCGACACGCCATTGAACCTTCCGTGACGGCGCTTGGCACCTGCTCTTCTCTGGGGACGTTGCCGGTCACCCTGCGTGCGGGTAAAGCGATGGGGATCAACCCAGAAATCGTTGATGTCTCGGTGCCACTGCTCGTCAACCTGAACAAGGGCGGCGTGGCAATGATCGCGGCGCTGAAGATCGTCTTTATCTATTCAGTTCTGGGGATGGAGTTCACGACGGAAACCTTCTTCCTGACCATGCTGATTGCCGTACTCTCGGCGATTATCGTCGGCGGCGTACCGGGTGGTGCATTCCTTGGTGAGATTTTTATCGTCACCACGCTGGGACTGCCGATGGAGGCCATTCCGATGCTGGTGGTGCTGGGCACCATCACCGATGCGCCGGCTACGCTGATTAACGTCATTCATGATTTGAACGCGGCGCAGATTGTTGAGCGCTTCGCCGGAAAGAAACAGGCCAATGCTGATATTAGCCCTGCCACTGCGGTAGTGTAG
- the mdtM gene encoding multidrug efflux MFS transporter MdtM, whose protein sequence is MMSFFSRHATAFFFPMALIIYDFAAYLTTDMIQPGIINVVRDFNADVSLAPAAVSLYLAGGMVLQWLLGPLSDRIGRRPVLITGALIFALACAATLFTTTMTQFLVARVVQGTSICFIATVGYVTIQEAFGETKGIKLMAIITSIVLVAPIIGPLSGAALMHFVHWKVLFGIIAVMGFIAFLGLLMTMPETVQRGAVPFSALSVLRDFRDVFRNRVFLFGAATIALSYIPMMTWVAVSPVILIDAGGMTTTQFAWTQVPVFGAVILANMIVARWVKDPTDPHFIWRAVPIQLCGLAVLIAGNVLWPHVWLWSVTGTSLYAFGIGMIFPTLFRFTLFTNNLPKGTVSAALNMVILAIMAGAVEVARWLWFNGGRIPFHLLAVIAGVLVVFTLRGLLLRVRQYSSTELATEK, encoded by the coding sequence ATGATGAGTTTTTTCTCCCGGCACGCCACGGCTTTTTTCTTCCCAATGGCGTTGATTATCTATGACTTTGCCGCCTATCTGACGACAGACATGATACAGCCTGGCATCATTAACGTGGTGCGGGACTTTAATGCGGATGTCAGTCTGGCACCTGCGGCCGTCAGCCTCTACCTCGCAGGTGGAATGGTGCTGCAATGGCTGCTTGGACCGCTTTCTGACCGCATCGGTCGGCGTCCGGTACTGATTACCGGTGCGCTTATTTTTGCCCTCGCCTGTGCCGCCACGCTGTTCACTACCACCATGACGCAATTTCTGGTGGCGCGCGTGGTACAAGGCACCAGCATCTGCTTTATCGCGACGGTGGGTTACGTCACCATCCAGGAAGCCTTTGGTGAGACGAAAGGCATCAAGCTGATGGCGATCATCACCTCTATCGTACTGGTTGCGCCGATTATTGGCCCGCTGTCGGGTGCGGCACTTATGCATTTTGTCCACTGGAAGGTGCTGTTCGGCATTATCGCGGTCATGGGGTTTATCGCCTTTCTGGGGCTGCTGATGACGATGCCAGAAACAGTGCAGCGCGGCGCGGTGCCGTTTAGTGCGCTAAGCGTGCTGCGGGATTTCCGCGACGTCTTTCGCAATCGAGTGTTCCTGTTTGGCGCGGCAACCATTGCGTTGAGCTATATCCCGATGATGACGTGGGTTGCGGTTTCCCCGGTCATTCTTATCGATGCAGGCGGAATGACCACAACACAATTTGCGTGGACGCAGGTGCCGGTATTCGGCGCGGTGATCCTTGCCAATATGATTGTCGCTCGATGGGTAAAAGACCCCACCGACCCACATTTTATCTGGCGCGCAGTACCCATTCAGCTTTGCGGGTTAGCAGTGCTGATCGCGGGAAACGTGTTGTGGCCGCACGTCTGGCTGTGGTCGGTGACTGGCACCAGCCTGTATGCGTTTGGCATTGGCATGATCTTCCCAACGCTGTTTCGCTTCACGCTGTTTACCAACAACCTGCCGAAAGGCACTGTCTCGGCGGCGCTTAATATGGTGATCCTGGCGATAATGGCGGGGGCGGTCGAAGTCGCACGTTGGCTGTGGTTTAACGGCGGACGTATTCCGTTTCATCTGCTGGCCGTTATCGCGGGGGTATTGGTGGTATTTACACTGCGGGGACTGTTACTGCGTGTGCGCCAGTATAGCAGCACGGAACTGGCGACGGAGAAATAA